A genomic segment from Astyanax mexicanus isolate ESR-SI-001 unplaced genomic scaffold, AstMex3_surface scaffold_31, whole genome shotgun sequence encodes:
- the LOC111190730 gene encoding stonustoxin subunit beta-like isoform X1, whose translation MNTIPKKYACKLTLDQNTAHRRLQLSDSNTRAVHQDDDLPYPDHPDRFCHWEQVLSVERLTGRCYWEVEWTGRVEVAVCYAGIRRRDGSDCLFGLNDQSWRLYGSRDGYNACHNNHLTPVQTPLTCSGRVAVYLDWEAGQLTFYSISPRTHALIPLHTYSTTFTQPLLAGFRVYEYSALQICEII comes from the exons ATGAACACAATACCCAAGAAAT ATGCCTGTAAGCTGACTCTGGATCAGAACACGGCGCACCGGAGACTCCAGCTCTCCGACAGCAACACCCGGGCCGTGCACCAGGACGATGACCTGCCGTATCCGGATCACCCGGACCGGTTCTGTCACTGGGAGCAGGTTCTGAGCGTGGAGAGGCTGACTGGGCGGTGTTACTGGGAGGTGGAGTGGACGGGGAGGGTGGAGGTGGCGGTCTGCTACGCCGGGATCCGGCGGCGAGACGGCAGCGACTGTCTGTTCGGATTAAACGATCAGTCCTGGAGACTCTACGGCTCGCGGGACGGGTACAACGCCTGCCACAACAACCACCTCACCCCCGTACAGACCCCCCTCACCTGTTCCGGCAGAGTCGCCGTTTACCTGGACTGGGAGGCGGGACAACTCACCTTCTACAGCATCTCTCCCAGAACCCACGCCCTCATCCCCCTGCACACCTACAGCACCACCTTCACCCAGCCGCTGCTCGCCGGCTTCAGAGTGTACGAGTACTCCGCCCTGCAGATCTGTGAGATTATATAA
- the LOC111190730 gene encoding stonustoxin subunit beta-like isoform X2, with product MNRIPKKYACKLTLDQNTAHRRLQLSDSNTRAVHQDDDLPYPDHPDRFCHWEQVLSVERLTGRCYWEVEWTGRVEVAVCYAGIRRRDGSDCLFGLNDQSWRLYGSRDGYNACHNNHLTPVQTPLTCSGRVAVYLDWEAGQLTFYSISPRTHALIPLHTYSTTFTQPLLAGFRVYEYSALQICEII from the exons ATGAACAGAATACCCAAGAAAT ATGCCTGTAAGCTGACTCTGGATCAGAACACGGCGCACCGGAGACTCCAGCTCTCCGACAGCAACACCCGGGCCGTGCACCAGGACGATGACCTGCCGTATCCGGATCACCCGGACCGGTTCTGTCACTGGGAGCAGGTTCTGAGCGTGGAGAGGCTGACTGGGCGGTGTTACTGGGAGGTGGAGTGGACGGGGAGGGTGGAGGTGGCGGTCTGCTACGCCGGGATCCGGCGGCGAGACGGCAGCGACTGTCTGTTCGGATTAAACGATCAGTCCTGGAGACTCTACGGCTCGCGGGACGGGTACAACGCCTGCCACAACAACCACCTCACCCCCGTACAGACCCCCCTCACCTGTTCCGGCAGAGTCGCCGTTTACCTGGACTGGGAGGCGGGACAACTCACCTTCTACAGCATCTCTCCCAGAACCCACGCCCTCATCCCCCTGCACACCTACAGCACCACCTTCACCCAGCCGCTGCTCGCCGGCTTCAGAGTGTACGAGTACTCCGCCCTGCAGATCTGTGAGATTATATAA
- the LOC125788973 gene encoding tumor necrosis factor alpha-induced protein 8-like protein 2, which translates to METFSSKDLAMKAQKKILSHMASKSMAQMLVDDTSGEVLDELYRVSKLHTGDRAKAQKVSKDLVKVAVKVAVLIKHDKFSKEELKLAHEFRKKLHNGAMTAISFQEVEFTFDKAVMMELLSECRDLLVKLVENHLTQKSVGRIQHVFNHYSDPELLTHLYDPRGALWPSLTKICSGLNRLIEEDKL; encoded by the exons ATGGAGACGTTCAGCTCCAAAGATCTGGCCATGAAAGCCCAGAAGAAGATCCTCAGCCACATGGCCAGTAAATCCATGGCCCAGATGCTGGTAGACGACACCAGTGGAGAGGTTCTGGACGAGCTGTACCGGGTCTCCAAGCTGCACACGGGGGACCGGGCCAAGGCCCAGAAGGTCTCCAAGGACCTGGTGAAGGTCGCAGTGAAGGTGGCGGTTCTGATCAAACACGACAAATTCAGCAAAGAAGAGCTGAAACTCGCTCACGAGTTCCGCAAGAAGCTCCACAACGGAGCCATGACTGCTATCAGCTTTCAAGag gtggagtttacgtttgataaggcggtgatgatGGAGCTGCTGTCGGAGTGTAGGGATCTGCTGGTGAAGCTGGTGGAGAATCATCTCACTCAGAAGTCTGTGGGTCGGATTCAGCACGTCTTTAATCACTACTCGGACCCGGAGCTGCTCACTCACCTGTACGACCCCCGGGGGGCGCTGTGGCCCAGCCTCACCAAAATCTGCTCCGGACTCAACCGCCTGATCGAGGAGGACAAGCTCTAG